A window of the Brassica napus cultivar Da-Ae chromosome C5, Da-Ae, whole genome shotgun sequence genome harbors these coding sequences:
- the LOC106401711 gene encoding 6-phosphofructo-2-kinase/fructose-2,6-bisphosphatase-like isoform X1 translates to MGSGASKNTEEEDDCSNGGGGGGQLYVSLKMESSKVQGELTPHVYGSVPVIGSWDPSKALPLLRESASISELSFVVPPDHETLDFKFLLKPKYRDTPCIVEEGQNRLLTGGSLQGDARVALFKLEGDVILEFRVFINADRVSPFDLAASWRAYRENFQPSTVRGIPDVSINPDSTVVENCPSESLELDLEHYEVPAPAPSAHSSLVYAADNAENPRSLSASGSFVNDNSPKAASNSPKDSGVSADGSPSTKEMKVIVPDSSDIYSALEVLSPFQQKDGQRGLFVDRGVGSPRLAKSVCASSFSVDLKVDAQTKNSMPAAAGAVAAAAVADQMLGPKEDSHLAIVLVGLPARGKTFTAAKLTRYLRWLGHDTKHFNVGKYRRLKHGVNVAADFFRGDNPEGVEARTEVAALAMEDMIGWMQDGGQVGIFDATNSTRVRRNMLMKMGEGKCKIIFLETLCNDERIIERNIRLKIQQSPDYAEGTDFEAGVRDFRDRLANYEKVYEPVEEGSYIKMIDMVSGNGGQIQVNNISGYLPGRIVFFLVNTHLTPRPILLTRHGESMDNVRGRTGGDSVISESGKIYAKKLANFVEKRLKNEKAASIWTSTLQRTILTAGSIVGFPKVQWRALDEINSGVCDGMTYEEIKKIMPEEFESRRKDKLRYRYPRGESYLDVIQRLEPVIIELERQRAPVVVIAHQAVLRALYAYFADRPLKEIPQIEMPLHTIIEIQMGVSGVQEKRYKLMD, encoded by the exons ATGGGGTCGGGTGCATCGAAGAATACCGAAGAAGAGGACGATTGTTCCaatggcggaggaggaggaggtcaGCTCTACGTTTCACTCAAAATGGAGAGCTCTAAGGTTCAAGGCGAGCTTACTCCTCACGTCTACGGCTCTGTTCCTGTGATCGGCTCTTGGGATCCTTCCAAAGCT CTTCCGCTGCTACGCGAATCCGCGTCGATCTCGGAGCTGAGCTTCGTTGTTCCTCCTGATCACg AGACTTTGGATTTCAAGTTTTTGTTGAAGCCAAAGTACAGAGACACGCCTTGCATAGTTGAGGAAGGTCAGAATAGGCTTCTCACTGGCGGTTCGTTGCAAGGAGATGCTAGGGTAGCTCTTTTTAAGCTGGAAGGTGATGTGATTCTTGAATTCCGAGTGTTCATCAATGCTGACAGAGTTTCACCATTTGATCTTGCTGCTAGTTGGCGAGCTTATAGGGAGAACTTCCAGCCTTCTACAGTTCGTGGTATCCCTGATGTCAGTATAAATCCTGATTCAACAGTTGTCGAG AATTGTCCTTCAGAAAGTTTGGAGCTTGATCTTGAGCATTATGAAGTTCCTGCTCCTGCACCTTCTGCACACTCTTCCCTTGTTTACGCGGCTGATAATGCTGAGAATCCACGTTCTCTTTCAGCTTCTGGTTCGTTTGTTAATGACAATTCCCCAAAGGCAGCATCGAACAGTCCTAAAGACTCTGGTGTTAGCGCTGATGGCTCACCATCTACAAAG GAAATGAAGGTCATTGTTCCCGATTCCTCGGATATTTATTCAGCCTTAGAAGTACTCTCACCTTTTCAGCAGAAGGATGGTCAAAGGGGACTCTTTGTTGATCGTGGTGTTGGCTCCCCTAGGCTGGCCAAGTCTGTTTGCGCAAGCTCCTTTTCGGTTGACCTCAAAGTTGATGCGCAAACCAAG AATTCAATGCCAGCCGCCGCAGGAGCTGTTGCTGCAGCAGCGGTTGCTGATCAAATGCTTGGACCGAAAGAAGATAGTCACCTAGCAATCGTTCTG GTAGGCTTGCCAGCTCGAGGAAAGACTTTTACTGCAGCAAAGTTGACAAGATATCTACGCTGGTTGGGGCACGATACTAAACATTTTAATGTTGGAAAG TACCGACGGCTAAAACATGGAGTTAACGTG GCTGCTGATTTCTTTCGAGGGGACAATCCAGAAGGTGTAGAGGCACGAACAGAG GTAGCAGCACTTGCAATGGAGGACATGATCGGTTGGATGCAGGATGGTGGTCAA GTCGGAATCTTTGATGCAACTAATAGCACACGAGTTCGCCGGAATATGCTGATGAAAATGGGTGAAGGAAAGTGTAAG ATTATTTTTCTGGAAACACTATGCAATGATGAACGCATTATTGAAAGAAACATACGTCTTAAAATCCAGCAAAGTCCTGATTATGCAGAAGG GACGGATTTTGAAGCTGGAGTGAGAGACTTTAGAGACCGTTTGGCCAATTATGAGAAG GTTTATGAGCCTGTTgaagaaggttcttacatcaAAATGATTGATATGGTCAGCGGTAATGGTGGACAGATAcaa GTGAACAATATAAGTGGTTACCTTCCTGGAAGAATTGTATTTTTCTTG GTGAACACGCATCTTACTCCACGACCAATACTACTCACTCGGCATGGAGAAAGTATGGATAATGTTAGAGGCCGAACTGGGGGAGATAGTGTTATAAG TGAATCTGGAAAAATTTATGCAAAGAAACTCGCTAACTTTGTCGAAAAGcgactaaaaaatgaaaaggcTGCTTCG ATTTGGACCAGTACACTTCAGAGAACAATCTTAACAGCAGGTTCCATAGTTGGATTTCCTAAG GTGCAATGGCGTGCCCTGGACGAGATTAATTCTGGAGTTTGCGATGGAATGACATATGAAGAGATAAAGAAGATAATGCCAGAAGAGTTCGA ATCTCGGAGAAAAGACAAATTGCGATACAGATACCCTCGTGGAGAGTCCTACCTTGATGTAATTCAACG GCTTGAACCTGTGATCATTGAGTTAGAACGACAAAGAGCTCCTGTCGTCGTGATAGCTCACCAG GCCGTTCTGAGGGCCTTATATGCATATTTTGCGGACCGTCCCCTCAAAGAAATACCCCAGATCGAG ATGCCACTTCACACTATCATAGAGATACAAATGGGAGTTTCTGGTGTGCAAGAGAAACGCTACAAGCTCATGGACTGA
- the LOC106425842 gene encoding protein LIGHT-DEPENDENT SHORT HYPOCOTYLS 6: MESTDSGSQQHGGDPGPSSVTPSSPPATPPSRYESQKRRDWNTFLQYLKNHKPPLALSRCSGAHVIEFLKYLDQFGKTKVHVATCPYFGHQQPPSPCACPLKQAWGSLDALIGRLRAAYEEHGGRPDSNPFAARAVRIYLREVRESQAKARGIPYEKKKRKRAPTVTTARIDVAPSRQSEGGGGCNVSDPSVAEAVPP, translated from the coding sequence ATGGAATCGACTGATTCGGGGTCACAACAACATGGAGGTGATCCGGGTCCGTCTTCCGTAACGCCCTCTTCACCTCCGGCGACGCCCCCTAGCAGGTACGAGTCGCAGAAACGACGTGACTGGAACACGTTCTTGCAGTACCTCAAGAACCACAAGCCGCCTCTCGCGTTATCACGTTGTAGCGGAGCGCACGTGATCGAGTTCCTCAAGTACCTAGATCAGTTCGGTAAGACCAAAGTCCACGTGGCGACCTGTCCTTACTTCGGACATCAGCAGCCTCCCTCTCCTTGCGCTTGTCCTCTCAAGCAAGCCTGGGGATCTCTCGATGCTCTGATCGGACGGTTGAGAGCTGCGTACGAGGAGCACGGTGGGAGGCCTGATTCCAACCCGTTCGCCGCACGTGCGGTCAGGATTTACTTGAGAGAAGTCAGGGAAAGTCAAGCCAAGGCACGTGGGATTCCATACGAGAAGAAGAAACGGAAACGGGCACCAACTGTTACCACCGCTAGAATTGACGTTGCTCCGTCAAGACAAAGTGAAGGAGGTGGTGGTTGTAACGTCAGTGATCCGTCTGTCGCCGAAGCTGTACCGccttaa
- the LOC125587412 gene encoding glycine-rich RNA-binding protein 7-like → MCLKRTSLVLYIIIHLQHNFSSVSSRSSFVDTYHESLPLRAIKPDIVGFEGKTQELAVVIKKGGSWSGSGWGRSGGNGGGWGRSGGSGGRWGGGGRSTGRGSVGPLMLIPIGGGGGTGGTGGFRRSSSNRNIRGEVCAVCWLSLSVLAGLLLV, encoded by the coding sequence atgtgTTTAAAAAGAACATCACTGGTTTTATACATAATCATTCATCTACAACACAATTTTTCTTCTGTTAGTTCAAGGTCTTCTTTTGTTGATACATACCACGAGAGTCTTCCTCTCAGAGCCATAAAACCAGATATTGTTGGTTTTGAAGGAAAGACTCAAGAATTAGCTGTCGTTATAAAAAAAGGAGGTAGTTGGAGTGGCAGTGGTTGGGGCCGCAGCGGCGGCAACGGCGGTGGTTGGGGCCGCAGCGGCGGCAGCGGCGGTCGTTGGGGCGGTGGCGGTCGAAGCACGGGAAGAGGAAGCGTTGGACCTTTAATGCTGATTCCaattggtggtggtggtggtactGGTGGTACCGGTGGCTTTCGCCGTTCAAGCAGCAACCGAAATATCCGAGGGGAAGTGTGTGCTGTATGTTGGCTGAGTTTATCAGTTTTAGCCGGATTATTATTGGTTTAG
- the LOC106401711 gene encoding 6-phosphofructo-2-kinase/fructose-2,6-bisphosphatase-like isoform X3, whose protein sequence is MLGWRAYRENFQPSTVRGIPDVSINPDSTVVENCPSESLELDLEHYEVPAPAPSAHSSLVYAADNAENPRSLSASGSFVNDNSPKAASNSPKDSGVSADGSPSTKEMKVIVPDSSDIYSALEVLSPFQQKDGQRGLFVDRGVGSPRLAKSVCASSFSVDLKVDAQTKNSMPAAAGAVAAAAVADQMLGPKEDSHLAIVLVGLPARGKTFTAAKLTRYLRWLGHDTKHFNVGKYRRLKHGVNVAADFFRGDNPEGVEARTEVAALAMEDMIGWMQDGGQVGIFDATNSTRVRRNMLMKMGEGKCKIIFLETLCNDERIIERNIRLKIQQSPDYAEGTDFEAGVRDFRDRLANYEKVYEPVEEGSYIKMIDMVSGNGGQIQVNNISGYLPGRIVFFLVNTHLTPRPILLTRHGESMDNVRGRTGGDSVISESGKIYAKKLANFVEKRLKNEKAASIWTSTLQRTILTAGSIVGFPKVQWRALDEINSGVCDGMTYEEIKKIMPEEFESRRKDKLRYRYPRGESYLDVIQRLEPVIIELERQRAPVVVIAHQAVLRALYAYFADRPLKEIPQIEMPLHTIIEIQMGVSGVQEKRYKLMD, encoded by the exons ATGCTAGG TTGGCGAGCTTATAGGGAGAACTTCCAGCCTTCTACAGTTCGTGGTATCCCTGATGTCAGTATAAATCCTGATTCAACAGTTGTCGAG AATTGTCCTTCAGAAAGTTTGGAGCTTGATCTTGAGCATTATGAAGTTCCTGCTCCTGCACCTTCTGCACACTCTTCCCTTGTTTACGCGGCTGATAATGCTGAGAATCCACGTTCTCTTTCAGCTTCTGGTTCGTTTGTTAATGACAATTCCCCAAAGGCAGCATCGAACAGTCCTAAAGACTCTGGTGTTAGCGCTGATGGCTCACCATCTACAAAG GAAATGAAGGTCATTGTTCCCGATTCCTCGGATATTTATTCAGCCTTAGAAGTACTCTCACCTTTTCAGCAGAAGGATGGTCAAAGGGGACTCTTTGTTGATCGTGGTGTTGGCTCCCCTAGGCTGGCCAAGTCTGTTTGCGCAAGCTCCTTTTCGGTTGACCTCAAAGTTGATGCGCAAACCAAG AATTCAATGCCAGCCGCCGCAGGAGCTGTTGCTGCAGCAGCGGTTGCTGATCAAATGCTTGGACCGAAAGAAGATAGTCACCTAGCAATCGTTCTG GTAGGCTTGCCAGCTCGAGGAAAGACTTTTACTGCAGCAAAGTTGACAAGATATCTACGCTGGTTGGGGCACGATACTAAACATTTTAATGTTGGAAAG TACCGACGGCTAAAACATGGAGTTAACGTG GCTGCTGATTTCTTTCGAGGGGACAATCCAGAAGGTGTAGAGGCACGAACAGAG GTAGCAGCACTTGCAATGGAGGACATGATCGGTTGGATGCAGGATGGTGGTCAA GTCGGAATCTTTGATGCAACTAATAGCACACGAGTTCGCCGGAATATGCTGATGAAAATGGGTGAAGGAAAGTGTAAG ATTATTTTTCTGGAAACACTATGCAATGATGAACGCATTATTGAAAGAAACATACGTCTTAAAATCCAGCAAAGTCCTGATTATGCAGAAGG GACGGATTTTGAAGCTGGAGTGAGAGACTTTAGAGACCGTTTGGCCAATTATGAGAAG GTTTATGAGCCTGTTgaagaaggttcttacatcaAAATGATTGATATGGTCAGCGGTAATGGTGGACAGATAcaa GTGAACAATATAAGTGGTTACCTTCCTGGAAGAATTGTATTTTTCTTG GTGAACACGCATCTTACTCCACGACCAATACTACTCACTCGGCATGGAGAAAGTATGGATAATGTTAGAGGCCGAACTGGGGGAGATAGTGTTATAAG TGAATCTGGAAAAATTTATGCAAAGAAACTCGCTAACTTTGTCGAAAAGcgactaaaaaatgaaaaggcTGCTTCG ATTTGGACCAGTACACTTCAGAGAACAATCTTAACAGCAGGTTCCATAGTTGGATTTCCTAAG GTGCAATGGCGTGCCCTGGACGAGATTAATTCTGGAGTTTGCGATGGAATGACATATGAAGAGATAAAGAAGATAATGCCAGAAGAGTTCGA ATCTCGGAGAAAAGACAAATTGCGATACAGATACCCTCGTGGAGAGTCCTACCTTGATGTAATTCAACG GCTTGAACCTGTGATCATTGAGTTAGAACGACAAAGAGCTCCTGTCGTCGTGATAGCTCACCAG GCCGTTCTGAGGGCCTTATATGCATATTTTGCGGACCGTCCCCTCAAAGAAATACCCCAGATCGAG ATGCCACTTCACACTATCATAGAGATACAAATGGGAGTTTCTGGTGTGCAAGAGAAACGCTACAAGCTCATGGACTGA
- the LOC106398253 gene encoding glycine-rich cell wall structural protein 1.0-like, whose amino-acid sequence MGSRRTSLVLYILLIFHLQHNFPSISSRSASVDVYYESFPLRATKSDVDGFEGKGQELAAVTKNGSGGGWRGGDCGSTGIGGGGGWCGTRIGGGGGLHGCRGGCGGTRIGGRRGLSGWFGSRIGDRLRDWFGSPIGGGGGHGDSGGNGGGGHGDSGGNGGSGGGGGHGDSGGHGDSGGNSSSGGGGGNGDGGGGTGIGAGGGLPGGNGGIGAGGGLPGGGAGIGGVGGLPGGGAGIGGVGGFPGIGSGGIGGGGGFPGIGGSGGGEGFPGISSGIRSGIRSGIRAGKNLPDGNDSDNGTESSGRLPGGDSGGGSGGGSGSGSGGGNEIGGGGGLPSGGSTGGSHRSSSNRNIRRGMCAVCWLSLLVLAGLLLV is encoded by the coding sequence ATGGGTTCAAGAAGAACATCGTTGGTTTTATacattctcttaatctttcatctTCAGCACAATTTTCCTTCTATTAGTTCAAGGTCTGCCTCTGTTGATGTGTACTATGAGAGTTTTCCTCTCAGAGCCACAAAATCAGATGTTGATGGTTTTGAAGGAAAAGGTCAAGAATTAGCCGCAGTTACAAAAAATGGAAGCGGTGGAGGATGGCGTGGTGGCGACTGTGGAAGCACCGGAATAGGAGGTGGTGGAGGATGGTGTGGCACCAGAATAGGAGGTGGTGGAGGATTGCATGGCTGTCGTGGTGGCTGTGGCGGCACCAGAATAGGAGGCCGTAGAGGATTGAGTGGTTGGTTTGGCTCCAGAATAGGAGACAGATTGCGTGACTGGTTTGGATCCCCAATAGGAGGCGGCGGCGGCCACGGTGACAGCGGTGGTAACGGTGGCGGCGGCCACGGTGACAGCGGTGGTAACGGTGGTAGCGGTGGCGGCGGCGGCCACGGTGACAGCGGCGGCCATGGTGACAGCGGTGGTAACAGTAGTAGCGGCGGCGGCGGTGGTAATGGCGACGGCGGCGGCGGTACTGGAATAGGAGCCGGCGGAGGATTACCTGGTGGCAATGGTGGAATAGGAGCCGGCGGAGGATTGCCTGGTGGTGGTGCTGGAATAGGAGGGGTTGGAGGATTACCTGGTGGCGGTGCTGGAATAGGAGGGGTTGGAGGATTTCCTGGCATCGGTAGTGGCGGAATAGGAGGCGGTGGAGGATTTCCTGGCATCGGCGGTAGCGGTGGTGGTGAAGGATTTCCTGGCATCAGCAGCGGAATAAGAAGCGGAATAAGAAGTGGAATAAGAGCCGGTAAAAACTTACCTGACGGCAACGACAGTGACAACGGAACAGAAAGCAGTGGAAGATTACCTGGCGGTGACAGCGGTGGTGGCAGCGGCGGTGGCAGCGGCAGTGGCAGCGGCGGTGGCAACGAAATAGGAGGCGGTGGAGGATTGCCTAGCGGCGGTAGTACTGGTGGATCTCACCGTTCAAGCAGCAACCGTAATATTCGAAGGGGAATGTGCGCTGTCTGTTGGTTGAGTTTATTGGTTTTAGCCGGTTTATTATTGGTTTAG
- the LOC106401711 gene encoding 6-phosphofructo-2-kinase/fructose-2,6-bisphosphatase-like isoform X2, which translates to MGSGASKNTEEEDDCSNGGGGGGQLYVSLKMESSKVQGELTPHVYGSVPVIGSWDPSKALPLLRESASISELSFVVPPDHETLDFKFLLKPKYRDTPCIVEEGQNRLLTGGSLQGDARVALFKLEGDVILEFRVFINADRVSPFDLAASWRAYRENFQPSTVRGIPDVSINPDSTVVENCPSESLELDLEHYEVPAPAPSAHSSLVYAADNAENPRSLSASGSFVNDNSPKAASNSPKDSGVSADGSPSTKQKDGQRGLFVDRGVGSPRLAKSVCASSFSVDLKVDAQTKNSMPAAAGAVAAAAVADQMLGPKEDSHLAIVLVGLPARGKTFTAAKLTRYLRWLGHDTKHFNVGKYRRLKHGVNVAADFFRGDNPEGVEARTEVAALAMEDMIGWMQDGGQVGIFDATNSTRVRRNMLMKMGEGKCKIIFLETLCNDERIIERNIRLKIQQSPDYAEGTDFEAGVRDFRDRLANYEKVYEPVEEGSYIKMIDMVSGNGGQIQVNNISGYLPGRIVFFLVNTHLTPRPILLTRHGESMDNVRGRTGGDSVISESGKIYAKKLANFVEKRLKNEKAASIWTSTLQRTILTAGSIVGFPKVQWRALDEINSGVCDGMTYEEIKKIMPEEFESRRKDKLRYRYPRGESYLDVIQRLEPVIIELERQRAPVVVIAHQAVLRALYAYFADRPLKEIPQIEMPLHTIIEIQMGVSGVQEKRYKLMD; encoded by the exons ATGGGGTCGGGTGCATCGAAGAATACCGAAGAAGAGGACGATTGTTCCaatggcggaggaggaggaggtcaGCTCTACGTTTCACTCAAAATGGAGAGCTCTAAGGTTCAAGGCGAGCTTACTCCTCACGTCTACGGCTCTGTTCCTGTGATCGGCTCTTGGGATCCTTCCAAAGCT CTTCCGCTGCTACGCGAATCCGCGTCGATCTCGGAGCTGAGCTTCGTTGTTCCTCCTGATCACg AGACTTTGGATTTCAAGTTTTTGTTGAAGCCAAAGTACAGAGACACGCCTTGCATAGTTGAGGAAGGTCAGAATAGGCTTCTCACTGGCGGTTCGTTGCAAGGAGATGCTAGGGTAGCTCTTTTTAAGCTGGAAGGTGATGTGATTCTTGAATTCCGAGTGTTCATCAATGCTGACAGAGTTTCACCATTTGATCTTGCTGCTAGTTGGCGAGCTTATAGGGAGAACTTCCAGCCTTCTACAGTTCGTGGTATCCCTGATGTCAGTATAAATCCTGATTCAACAGTTGTCGAG AATTGTCCTTCAGAAAGTTTGGAGCTTGATCTTGAGCATTATGAAGTTCCTGCTCCTGCACCTTCTGCACACTCTTCCCTTGTTTACGCGGCTGATAATGCTGAGAATCCACGTTCTCTTTCAGCTTCTGGTTCGTTTGTTAATGACAATTCCCCAAAGGCAGCATCGAACAGTCCTAAAGACTCTGGTGTTAGCGCTGATGGCTCACCATCTACAAAG CAGAAGGATGGTCAAAGGGGACTCTTTGTTGATCGTGGTGTTGGCTCCCCTAGGCTGGCCAAGTCTGTTTGCGCAAGCTCCTTTTCGGTTGACCTCAAAGTTGATGCGCAAACCAAG AATTCAATGCCAGCCGCCGCAGGAGCTGTTGCTGCAGCAGCGGTTGCTGATCAAATGCTTGGACCGAAAGAAGATAGTCACCTAGCAATCGTTCTG GTAGGCTTGCCAGCTCGAGGAAAGACTTTTACTGCAGCAAAGTTGACAAGATATCTACGCTGGTTGGGGCACGATACTAAACATTTTAATGTTGGAAAG TACCGACGGCTAAAACATGGAGTTAACGTG GCTGCTGATTTCTTTCGAGGGGACAATCCAGAAGGTGTAGAGGCACGAACAGAG GTAGCAGCACTTGCAATGGAGGACATGATCGGTTGGATGCAGGATGGTGGTCAA GTCGGAATCTTTGATGCAACTAATAGCACACGAGTTCGCCGGAATATGCTGATGAAAATGGGTGAAGGAAAGTGTAAG ATTATTTTTCTGGAAACACTATGCAATGATGAACGCATTATTGAAAGAAACATACGTCTTAAAATCCAGCAAAGTCCTGATTATGCAGAAGG GACGGATTTTGAAGCTGGAGTGAGAGACTTTAGAGACCGTTTGGCCAATTATGAGAAG GTTTATGAGCCTGTTgaagaaggttcttacatcaAAATGATTGATATGGTCAGCGGTAATGGTGGACAGATAcaa GTGAACAATATAAGTGGTTACCTTCCTGGAAGAATTGTATTTTTCTTG GTGAACACGCATCTTACTCCACGACCAATACTACTCACTCGGCATGGAGAAAGTATGGATAATGTTAGAGGCCGAACTGGGGGAGATAGTGTTATAAG TGAATCTGGAAAAATTTATGCAAAGAAACTCGCTAACTTTGTCGAAAAGcgactaaaaaatgaaaaggcTGCTTCG ATTTGGACCAGTACACTTCAGAGAACAATCTTAACAGCAGGTTCCATAGTTGGATTTCCTAAG GTGCAATGGCGTGCCCTGGACGAGATTAATTCTGGAGTTTGCGATGGAATGACATATGAAGAGATAAAGAAGATAATGCCAGAAGAGTTCGA ATCTCGGAGAAAAGACAAATTGCGATACAGATACCCTCGTGGAGAGTCCTACCTTGATGTAATTCAACG GCTTGAACCTGTGATCATTGAGTTAGAACGACAAAGAGCTCCTGTCGTCGTGATAGCTCACCAG GCCGTTCTGAGGGCCTTATATGCATATTTTGCGGACCGTCCCCTCAAAGAAATACCCCAGATCGAG ATGCCACTTCACACTATCATAGAGATACAAATGGGAGTTTCTGGTGTGCAAGAGAAACGCTACAAGCTCATGGACTGA